The following DNA comes from Chitinophaga nivalis.
GCTGATTTTGTCGGGTACCCTCGTACTTATACTGAAGTAAAATATACTAAATAGAACCGGGAGGAGCAGCTACCTGTATGACAAGTAGTTACTCCTCCCGGCTGATATAATAGATAATTAAGGTCGTTCGATTTTGTATACACAACGGCGGGCGCCATTAATAATATGATCCATACGGGTCACCTGCATGGTTTCTCCCAGAATACTGATGAAGGTATTCATTTCGGAGGTACAGATATTATCGCATTGGGTGGCGGCGCAACAGATCGGGCAATGGTTCTCAATAAACAAAAACGTATCGCCTTCCTGTCTCCATTCGGCCAGGTATCCTTCTTCTGTTCTCATGGCGGCGAAAGAAGTCAGTCTGTTTTCCAGACCGGTAACGCCTGCCAGTGCCTGCTGGTATTTTTCCTGCTGCTTTTTTTCCCGGGCAATGATGACATTATCCAGGGCTTCCTGTCCCAGTACCGTTTTAATGGTTTGGATGATTTGCAGGGTGAGTTCGGTATGTGTATCCGGAAACCGGGCGTTGCCCAGTTGGGTAAGACTCCATATTAATACGGGGCGCCCTACTCCTCTGGTAGTGCTTTCTGACTGGATCAGTCCTTCTTCAGAAAGCTTTAACAGTTGCAAGCGGGCTCCTTCGCTGGTAATACCCAACTCACTGGCCAGTTCGGCAGCAGACAGCGGACCTTTGGTCTTGAGCAAAGTCAAAAACCTGTCGGCGGCATTTTTGGTTCGTGTTGGATAATTTTCCAAGTTATTACTTGTTTTATTTCAAATGTCGGATTTTTGATAGTAATAACCAAAAATAGCTTTGAGAGCGGATTTCCGGAGCAGCAATGATATAGGATACCCTTTACGTTGTCTGCAGGCGTTCTCCTTACTAAATAGGTTGAGAATGAAGGGACTATTTGCGGTAAGTAATCATAATGTACGTTTTATTAAATATTCATTACCGGATGAGCCGGGCTGACAGTATGCCCCGACCCTATTATAATATTACAAGTATGCGTTGGGACTGCATGTCCGTTTTTCTGCTATTTACTACCTGTCACGAGTGGTATCTGGCCTTTTCCCAAGGGATATTCCAATAAGAGCAGCTTATCCAATGAAGTGTTATAAATGATGTTTCAACTTACCCATTTGCGCATAAATGAGCTGATTTTACCCCTAAAAGGTGGAATTATAAGCAGATATATATAATTTTACACTGTTTTCCCTTATCCCGGTCGCGGAAGAAGATTTGCCTATTTGCCGCGATTCTCAGGAATTTTCCAAGTTATTACTTGTTTTATTCTCAAATATCGTAATTTTGGCTTCATTCTCCAAACTTCACTACTGTCTGCGTTCTAATCTCTTTTTTGCTTTTTTATGTCTGTTTTTATGTCTATTTATTGCGAACATAACAGTCCAAATATAGTAACTTTCAGGGTATCCTATATTGATATTGTTGGTAGCCCAGTAAATGTTAATAGAGAAAGAAAAATACCTGATCAGTGAATGTGGGGATCTACTGATCAGGTAATAGATATTACCCCACTCTATGAACCTAAAATATCCCTCACACTCGGAATGCTGCATTTAAATTCAATATCTGGCTGTGTAACGATTGGCTTTAAATAGTTATTCAAATCATCTTGTATGGCCTTATAAATTTTTGATGACAATTCTAAAGACAATGGGGTCCTGCAGCGGTAGTCGAAATAAACCTCGTCCTTACCATTTGTTTTTCGAATTGACATTCTAAAGGGGAGCCCTAAGGCATTTATCGTTGGGGAGTCGTCAACAGTGAAGTAGG
Coding sequences within:
- a CDS encoding helix-turn-helix transcriptional regulator, encoding MENYPTRTKNAADRFLTLLKTKGPLSAAELASELGITSEGARLQLLKLSEEGLIQSESTTRGVGRPVLIWSLTQLGNARFPDTHTELTLQIIQTIKTVLGQEALDNVIIAREKKQQEKYQQALAGVTGLENRLTSFAAMRTEEGYLAEWRQEGDTFLFIENHCPICCAATQCDNICTSEMNTFISILGETMQVTRMDHIINGARRCVYKIERP